A genomic window from Klebsiella quasipneumoniae subsp. quasipneumoniae includes:
- a CDS encoding helix-turn-helix domain-containing protein, producing the protein MSSSAKPHRGSPYAQELIMHLQPYCTPRKTERGEQLDFKVNGQGMCYLILEGTVAVYRRNDNMMLSTARSPAVFGLANLTDIYFDDYIKTLNSCVIGEISTARVHDIIKEKSLWGLLSKQLMFVYGRLYNNVMPQGAPTAYEMIRQQLLNLIEEDESYRAAVTAELYIREKTHLSRSGVMRILADLKTGGFIEMEEGRLIKIHKLPARY; encoded by the coding sequence ATGTCCTCTTCAGCAAAACCTCACAGAGGTTCACCCTACGCGCAAGAGTTGATAATGCATTTACAGCCGTATTGCACGCCACGTAAAACTGAAAGGGGGGAGCAACTGGATTTCAAGGTGAATGGCCAGGGGATGTGTTACCTTATCCTTGAGGGAACCGTAGCGGTTTATCGCCGAAACGATAATATGATGCTGTCCACTGCGCGCAGTCCCGCCGTGTTTGGTCTTGCCAATCTGACGGATATTTACTTCGATGATTACATTAAAACTCTCAACTCCTGCGTGATTGGCGAGATCTCCACCGCTCGTGTTCATGACATTATTAAAGAAAAGTCGTTATGGGGGCTGCTCTCAAAGCAACTGATGTTTGTGTATGGCCGACTTTACAACAATGTGATGCCGCAGGGCGCACCGACGGCGTACGAGATGATCCGCCAGCAGTTGCTCAATTTAATCGAAGAAGATGAGAGTTATCGCGCCGCAGTCACAGCGGAACTCTACATCCGTGAGAAAACCCATCTTTCTCGCAGCGGCGTCATGCGCATTCTTGCAGATTTAAAAACGGGTGGTTTTATCGAAATGGAAGAGGGAAGACTCATTAAAATCCATAAGCTTCCCGCCAGGTACTAA
- a CDS encoding molecular chaperone, with protein MNVLRSILLTTTILSIGLSAAQAGVVIGGTRVIFDGNKKEASIGINNPDKTPYLIQSWIETPDGGAEKAPFIITPPLYRLNNGQQNVERIVATGALPQDKESLFWLNIKAIPSAAKVDNTLQIAIKTRIKLIYRPAAMKGASPEEQVEKLRWQRIGNKIQVNNPTRHVMNFNEISLSGKKLPDVSYVLPGSTATFDLPSGVTGGPVTFKIINDYGSPGAEHKASL; from the coding sequence ATGAATGTTCTTCGCAGTATCTTGCTTACCACCACGATATTGAGTATTGGCTTATCCGCTGCTCAGGCCGGTGTCGTTATTGGTGGTACGCGGGTCATTTTTGATGGTAATAAAAAAGAAGCCTCAATTGGCATAAATAATCCTGATAAAACCCCCTACCTGATCCAGTCCTGGATCGAAACGCCGGATGGCGGTGCCGAAAAGGCGCCTTTCATCATTACGCCACCGTTATATCGACTGAATAATGGCCAACAAAACGTCGAGCGCATTGTTGCCACCGGAGCATTACCTCAGGATAAAGAGAGCTTATTTTGGCTTAATATAAAAGCCATACCCTCTGCAGCTAAAGTTGACAATACGTTGCAAATTGCCATTAAAACCAGAATCAAGCTCATCTACCGTCCGGCGGCGATGAAAGGCGCATCCCCTGAAGAGCAGGTCGAAAAATTACGCTGGCAACGCATCGGTAATAAGATACAGGTAAACAATCCGACTCGGCATGTCATGAATTTTAACGAAATTTCACTATCAGGTAAAAAATTACCCGATGTCAGTTATGTATTACCCGGTAGCACAGCGACGTTTGATTTACCCTCCGGCGTAACGGGCGGGCCAGTGACATTCAAAATTATCAATGATTATGGCAGTCCCGGGGCAGAACACAAAGCCAGTCTGTAG
- a CDS encoding winged helix-turn-helix transcriptional regulator, with amino-acid sequence MNTRLTTPENQDKSIALELKPFRHIETLINHVLPAAERVVIGRGEVVHYYKDDIRQCFLLLQGSVALHRRGDGIVLNSESSPFILGVSSQFSSEHLYVRALETSEIARVSLDCFNHIVAQLDLWEHFSKLLIYTASRVYEHCAQISQMSAYDIIRFQLVELMQEPDAIRQQITAAAYIKSRTYLSRSGIMRILAELRTGNYITMERGILLDINHLPRKY; translated from the coding sequence ATGAACACGCGCTTAACCACCCCGGAAAACCAGGACAAATCAATTGCCCTGGAATTAAAACCATTTCGGCACATCGAGACTCTGATAAATCATGTGTTGCCAGCAGCAGAAAGAGTAGTGATCGGCAGAGGTGAGGTCGTGCATTATTATAAAGATGATATCCGGCAATGTTTTTTACTATTGCAAGGTAGCGTCGCGCTGCACCGTCGCGGCGATGGCATTGTTTTAAATTCTGAATCATCACCCTTTATTCTGGGCGTCAGTAGTCAGTTTTCCTCAGAGCATCTCTATGTGAGAGCGCTGGAGACGTCAGAGATCGCCCGGGTGTCACTGGATTGTTTTAATCACATCGTGGCGCAACTGGATCTATGGGAACATTTTTCGAAACTCCTGATTTACACGGCCTCCCGGGTGTATGAGCATTGCGCACAAATCTCGCAGATGTCGGCTTATGACATCATCCGCTTTCAGCTTGTTGAACTGATGCAAGAGCCGGATGCGATACGGCAACAAATTACGGCTGCAGCCTATATTAAGAGCCGAACCTATCTTTCACGGAGCGGGATTATGCGAATTCTGGCAGAGCTGCGAACCGGGAACTACATCACCATGGAACGGGGTATACTTCTTGATATCAACCATTTGCCTCGAAAATACTGA
- a CDS encoding fimbrial protein — protein MRLFRSALLMLAVLFPLSGFCCDYTYIGSPYTVDYGNIIVQRDVPVGQAISNEIYGSLAHAYTCVTTGNEGSSSGMKSAILPYVATYGARRVYQTNVPGVGISFGFYMNSKAGASTFSGTDYIDRGNASMSSWSSNPGELVIHDYQPVIQFWKIGDITSGSVTGQLASFVAFTMQYLGGEQAPEIPVNAGAGSITQVACAVTTSNMVFELGDVLVSEFGSAVGSTPANAQKTQNLILDCDAGANINVMLSGAQNPDVSDNTVLALTGQGSAGVAQGVGVQLVYNNTPLILGNNLVLKRTNGGQEMFPLTARYYQTNTTVTTGIANASATLSLTYQ, from the coding sequence ATGCGACTTTTCCGATCTGCATTATTAATGCTGGCTGTGTTGTTTCCATTGAGTGGCTTCTGTTGTGATTATACTTACATCGGCTCTCCCTATACCGTGGATTATGGCAATATTATCGTTCAGCGCGATGTTCCCGTTGGCCAGGCGATAAGCAATGAGATATATGGCTCCTTAGCACATGCTTATACCTGCGTCACAACCGGCAATGAAGGGTCTAGCTCAGGAATGAAAAGCGCTATTTTACCCTATGTCGCGACGTACGGCGCGCGGCGCGTTTATCAAACCAATGTGCCTGGGGTGGGTATTTCTTTTGGCTTTTACATGAACTCCAAAGCAGGCGCGTCGACATTTAGCGGCACCGATTATATTGACCGCGGTAACGCTTCAATGTCCAGTTGGTCTTCAAACCCAGGCGAGCTGGTTATTCATGATTATCAGCCGGTTATACAATTCTGGAAGATTGGTGATATTACATCTGGCTCAGTAACGGGGCAACTGGCATCGTTTGTCGCCTTTACGATGCAATATCTCGGCGGAGAACAAGCTCCTGAGATCCCCGTCAATGCGGGGGCCGGATCTATTACCCAGGTGGCATGCGCGGTGACAACGTCGAATATGGTATTTGAACTGGGGGACGTTTTGGTCAGCGAGTTTGGTTCTGCGGTGGGATCAACCCCCGCTAATGCGCAGAAAACGCAGAATCTCATTCTGGACTGTGATGCCGGAGCCAATATTAACGTCATGCTCTCCGGGGCACAAAATCCAGACGTCAGCGATAATACCGTGCTGGCGTTAACCGGTCAGGGAAGCGCAGGCGTCGCACAGGGGGTTGGCGTGCAGCTGGTTTATAACAATACTCCTCTCATCCTTGGCAATAATCTTGTTCTGAAGAGAACCAATGGCGGCCAGGAGATGTTTCC
- a CDS encoding fimbria/pilus outer membrane usher protein, whose amino-acid sequence MMMAMDYIKARSPRLALLITIALFSNTQNSYSRDFFNPELVELDNPGTEKVDLSGFESGAQAPGDYHVDIVLDDRLVDTRDIRFVLLKEPGGDDKLIPCLSIEQLESWGVKTGLFPALKGETSCANLSAIPQASTDFQFAMQRLVLSIPQAALSAQARGAVSPDRWDQGINAALLNYSLSGANNWAKNSNSSTSDNQYANLRPGVNIGPWRLRNYTTWSRDSQGHDAWKTVYTYAQRTIIPLQSQLTLGDSSAPADVFDSMPFRGGQLASDDDMLPDSLKGYAPVVRGIARTNAQVIIRQNGYQIYQSFVAPGAFEITDMYPTGGAGDLDVTIKEADGSEQHFSVPFASLPVLQREGRIKYALTGGQYRSYNGSVDKTPFAQMSVILGLPYGFTFYGGLQESSKYQSLAAGVGKNMGDFGAISSDITQGWSTPQNMPKSRGQSWRARYSKNFAATGTNFAIAGYRYSTSGYYGMQEVLDSYGDSQALQDRRRNRAELTLSQGLGDHLGSLMLNAAREDYWNSGKAMESWSVGYNNYWHSISYGLTWTLSKNGSAGSYSSPQSDDKNQMLALNISIPLEKLLPQTWANYGMNTSKNNGTTHSAGLNGVALPNNALNWNIQQGFGTHDAAYTGNMNGDYRGTYGEITAGYSYDKNTDRLNYGIQGGVVAHANGVTFSQPLGETNVLIAAPGAAGVGIQNMTGATTDYRGYTVASNLMPYRKNDVSLITETLPANVDLEQTVKTVVPTRGAIVRANYRASVGVRMLMTLSQRNGQLVPFGAMASVDGTDHNSFIVGDSGQVYLTGLDPEVNLTVKWGNQSVNTCRVHYSINMTKLNNDVIIDNAVCR is encoded by the coding sequence ATGATGATGGCAATGGATTATATAAAAGCACGTTCTCCACGGTTGGCATTATTGATAACCATCGCGCTCTTCAGTAATACGCAAAATAGCTATAGTCGCGATTTTTTTAATCCAGAACTGGTTGAACTGGATAATCCGGGGACAGAAAAAGTCGATCTTTCTGGTTTTGAATCGGGCGCACAAGCTCCCGGGGATTATCATGTTGATATCGTCCTGGACGATCGGTTAGTTGATACCCGCGATATCAGGTTTGTGTTGCTGAAAGAGCCTGGCGGTGATGACAAATTAATCCCCTGTTTATCCATTGAGCAATTAGAAAGCTGGGGAGTGAAGACTGGACTTTTTCCCGCGTTAAAAGGCGAAACATCCTGTGCGAACCTGTCCGCGATCCCTCAGGCCAGTACGGATTTCCAGTTTGCCATGCAGCGTCTGGTATTGAGCATTCCGCAAGCGGCACTATCAGCGCAAGCGCGCGGAGCGGTGTCGCCGGATCGCTGGGATCAAGGGATTAACGCCGCCCTGCTCAACTACAGTCTGAGTGGGGCCAATAACTGGGCAAAAAATAGCAACAGCAGCACCAGCGATAATCAGTATGCCAACCTGCGTCCTGGCGTGAATATTGGCCCCTGGCGGTTAAGAAATTACACCACCTGGTCGCGCGATTCACAGGGTCACGATGCCTGGAAGACGGTTTATACCTATGCTCAGCGTACGATAATCCCGTTACAGTCGCAGCTCACGCTGGGTGATAGCTCTGCCCCGGCAGATGTCTTCGACAGCATGCCTTTTCGGGGAGGACAACTTGCCTCCGATGATGACATGCTGCCCGACTCCCTCAAGGGCTATGCCCCAGTGGTGCGTGGTATCGCCCGGACCAATGCCCAGGTGATAATTCGCCAGAATGGCTATCAGATATACCAGAGCTTTGTGGCGCCGGGGGCTTTTGAAATCACGGACATGTATCCTACCGGCGGCGCCGGCGATCTTGATGTCACTATTAAAGAGGCTGATGGCAGTGAGCAGCACTTTAGCGTGCCATTTGCCTCCCTTCCCGTATTACAGCGTGAAGGCCGAATAAAATATGCGTTAACGGGCGGCCAATATCGTTCTTACAACGGCAGCGTGGACAAAACGCCCTTTGCTCAGATGAGCGTTATTCTCGGCTTGCCCTATGGCTTTACGTTTTACGGCGGATTACAGGAGTCGAGTAAGTACCAGTCCCTCGCCGCGGGCGTCGGTAAAAACATGGGTGACTTTGGCGCAATCTCCAGCGATATCACCCAGGGCTGGTCCACGCCGCAAAATATGCCGAAATCCAGGGGGCAATCATGGCGGGCTCGATACAGTAAAAATTTTGCCGCAACGGGCACCAACTTCGCGATTGCCGGCTACCGCTATTCGACCAGCGGCTACTATGGCATGCAAGAGGTCCTGGATTCTTACGGTGACAGTCAGGCGCTTCAGGACCGACGCCGCAACCGTGCTGAGCTGACGTTGAGCCAGGGGTTGGGAGACCATCTGGGATCGTTGATGCTGAACGCCGCGCGTGAAGATTACTGGAATTCGGGTAAGGCGATGGAATCATGGAGCGTTGGGTATAACAACTACTGGCACAGTATCAGTTATGGCCTGACCTGGACGCTGAGTAAGAATGGGAGCGCGGGATCGTACAGCTCACCCCAGAGCGACGATAAAAACCAGATGCTGGCGCTGAATATCAGCATTCCCCTGGAAAAACTGTTGCCGCAGACATGGGCAAACTATGGCATGAATACCAGCAAGAATAACGGTACGACACACAGCGCTGGGTTAAATGGCGTTGCTTTGCCGAATAATGCGCTCAACTGGAATATTCAACAGGGTTTCGGCACTCACGATGCGGCCTACACCGGCAATATGAATGGTGATTATCGCGGCACCTATGGCGAAATCACAGCCGGGTACAGCTATGACAAAAATACCGATCGTCTGAATTATGGGATTCAGGGGGGCGTGGTTGCGCATGCCAATGGCGTGACGTTTTCTCAGCCCCTGGGTGAAACCAACGTGCTGATTGCCGCCCCCGGGGCTGCCGGCGTAGGCATCCAGAATATGACCGGAGCGACAACCGATTATCGCGGATATACGGTTGCCTCTAACTTAATGCCTTATCGCAAAAATGATGTGTCATTAATCACTGAAACATTACCGGCTAATGTTGATTTAGAGCAAACGGTCAAAACCGTGGTTCCTACGCGTGGCGCGATTGTCAGGGCGAACTATCGGGCAAGCGTAGGCGTTCGCATGTTGATGACCTTGAGCCAGCGAAACGGCCAGTTAGTGCCGTTTGGCGCAATGGCCAGCGTTGATGGAACAGATCATAACAGTTTTATCGTGGGTGATAGCGGACAGGTCTATTTGACGGGTCTCGATCCCGAGGTAAACCTGACCGTGAAATGGGGAAATCAATCCGTGAACACCTGCAGGGTTCATTACTCGATAAACATGACGAAGCTGAATAACGATGTGATTATCGATAATGCTGTTTGCCGATAA
- a CDS encoding fimbrial protein, translating into MKKSLVLVALTATAALSMSHAFAAAGTVNFVGNILDTACEVDVASQNQQVNLGNFYKTEFPNSGAKAAAKDFNIVLKNCPTTVTSTKVRFDGTPDLTNPNLLAIDTSTSSAASGVAINLMTADKVDLPLHGENSYNYTLSSTQDNTLKFYAQYISTTASVTPGTANSVANFSIVYN; encoded by the coding sequence ATGAAAAAAAGTCTTGTTTTAGTTGCCTTGACCGCAACTGCAGCGCTGTCTATGTCTCACGCTTTTGCTGCCGCTGGCACCGTGAATTTCGTCGGCAATATTCTTGATACTGCCTGTGAAGTCGATGTGGCATCGCAAAACCAGCAGGTTAATCTCGGTAACTTTTATAAAACTGAATTTCCGAACAGTGGCGCAAAAGCGGCTGCAAAGGATTTTAATATCGTGCTTAAAAACTGCCCAACTACAGTGACTTCGACAAAAGTACGCTTTGATGGCACCCCCGATCTGACCAACCCTAACCTGCTGGCTATTGATACCTCAACCTCCAGTGCGGCATCAGGGGTGGCGATTAACCTGATGACCGCCGATAAAGTCGACCTGCCTTTGCACGGTGAGAACAGCTATAACTACACCCTTAGCAGCACCCAGGACAATACGCTGAAATTCTACGCGCAATATATCTCCACCACGGCATCAGTAACGCCGGGTACGGCCAACTCTGTTGCTAACTTCTCCATTGTATATAACTGA